A stretch of the Dioscorea cayenensis subsp. rotundata cultivar TDr96_F1 chromosome 4, TDr96_F1_v2_PseudoChromosome.rev07_lg8_w22 25.fasta, whole genome shotgun sequence genome encodes the following:
- the LOC120257854 gene encoding 1-aminocyclopropane-1-carboxylate oxidase-like has translation MIPVIDISKLDGEERSETLAKIHNGCQEWGFFQLVNHGIPVELLERVKKVCSDCFKLEREEKFKDSEPIHLLNEIVDQGQDKKSENLDWEDVFVLHDDNQWPSQPSEFKETMKEYRAELKKLAEKMMEIMDENLGLEKGYIKKAFSGENGVPFFGTKVSHYPPCPRPELVNGLRAHTDAGGVILLFQDDQVGGLQMLKDGQWIDVQPVTNAIVINTGDQIEVISNGKYKSAWHRVLVSTEGNRRSIASFYNPSLTATIAPAKQTGDDESSVNVAYPEFVFGNYMEVYTKQKFMPKEPRFQAVQAM, from the exons ATGATTCCGGTGATCGATATCTCCAAGTTGGACGGCGAAGAGAGGTCCGAAACCTTAGCAAAAATCCACAATGGTTGTCAAGAATGGGGCTTCtttcag TTGGTGAACCATGGAATTCCTGTGGAATTGCTTGAAAGAGTGAAGAAGGTTTGTTCTGACTGTTTCAAGCTTGAAAGGGAGGAGAAGTTCAAGGACTCTGAACCTATTCATCTTTTGAATGAAATTGTTGATCAAGGCCAAGATAAGAAGTCGGAGAATCTTGATTGGGAGGATGTGTTTGTACTTCACGACGATAATCAATGGCCGTCACAACCATCAGAATTTaa GGAAACAATGAAAGAGTATAGAGCAGAATTGAAAAAGCTCGCAGAAAAAATGATGGAAATAATGGACGAGAATTTGGGGTTAGAAAAAGGATACATCAAGAAAGCATTCAGCGGCGAAAATGGCGTGCCATTTTTCGGGACCAAAGTGAGTCATTATCCACCTTGTCCTCGGCCGGAGCTGGTGAACGGTCTCCGAGCTCACACCGATGCCGGAGGAGTCATACTTCTTTTCCAAGATGACCAAGTTGGAGGTCTTCAAATGCTCAAAGATGGACAATGGATTGATGTTCAACCTGTGACCAATGCAATAGTGATCAATACTGGAGATCAAATTGAAGTAATTAGTAATGGTAAATACAAGAGTGCTTGGCACCGAGTGCTTGTTTCAACTGAAGGTAATCGTCGATCAATTGCATCATTTTACAACCCTTCTCTTACTGCTACAATTGCTCCGGCGAAACAAACTGGTGATGATGAAAGTTCGGTTAATGTTGCTTATCCGGAGTTCGTATTCGGTAACTATATGGAAGTGTATACTAAGCAGAAGTTCATGCCTAAAGAGCCCAGGTTTCAGGCTGTTCAGGCCATGTAA